TAAGGCTAAATACTCCCTAGCGACCGATAGTGAAACAGTACCGTGAGGGAAAGGTGAAAAGCACCCCGGAAGGGGAGTGAAATAGATCCTGAAACCGTGTGCTTACAAGAAGTCAGAGCCCGATCTATGGGTGATGGCGTGCCTTTTGTAGAATGAACCGGCGAGTTACGTTCCCATGCAAGGTTAAGGCGAGAAGCCGTAGCCGCAGCGAAAGCGAGTCTGAATAGGGCGATTTAGTATGTGGACGTAGACCCGAAACCGTGTGATCTACCCCTGTCCAGGGTGAAGGTGCGGTAACACGCACTGGAGGCCCGAACCCACGTATGTTGAAAAATGCGGGGATGAGGTGGGGGTAGCGGAGAAATTCCAATCGAACTCGGAGATAGCTGGTTCTCCCCGAAATAGCTTTAGGGCTAGCCTCGGAATTTAGAGTCGTGGAGGTAGAGCACTGATTGGGTGCGGGGCCCGCAAGGGTTACCAAGCTCAGTCAAACTCCGAATGCCATAGACTTATATCCGGGAGTCAGACAGTGAGTGCTAAGATCCATTGTCAAAAGGGAAACAGCCCAGACCATCAGCTAAGGTCCCCAAGTGTGTGTTAAGTGGGAAAGGATGTGGAGTTGCACAGACAACCAGGATGTTGGCTTAGAAGCAGCCACCATTTAAAGAGTGCGTAATAGCTCACTGGTCGAGTGACTCTGCGCCGAAAATGTAACGGGGCTAAACACACCACCGAAGCTATGGCTTGATGCTTTGCATCAGGGGTAGGGGAGCGTTGTGTATGCGTTGAAGGTGTACCGTAAGGAGCGCTGGAGAGTACACAAGTGAGAATGCCGGTATGAGTAACGAAAAGATCAGTGAGAATCTGATCCGCCGAAAGCCCAAGGTTTCCTGAGGAAGGCTCGTCCGCTCAGGGTAAGTCGGGACCTAAGGTGAGGCCGAAAGGCGTAATCGAAGGACAACAGGTTGAAATTCCTGTACCACCGTAAACCGTTATGAACGATGGGGTGACGCAGGAGGGTAGTGACGCGGACTGATGGATGTCCGTCCAAGCAGTGAGGCTGATGTGTAGGCAAATCCGCACATCAATAAGGCTGGGCTGTGATGGGGAGTGAAAATTATAGTAGCGAAGGTCATGATCTCACACTGCCAAGAAAAGCCTCTAGTCAGGTGAAGGTGCCCGTACCGCAAACCGACACAGGTAGGCGAGAAGAGAATTCTAAGGCGCGCGGAAGAACTCTCGTTAAGGAACTCGGCAAAATGACCCCGTAACTTCGGGAGAAGGGGTGCCTCGGTAGGGTGAATAGCCCGAGGGGGCCGCAGTGAAAAGGCCCAAGCGACTGTTTAGCAAAAACACAGGTCTGTGCGAAGCCGTAAGGCGAAGTATACGGGCTGACGCCTGCCCGGTGCTGGAAGGTTAAGGGGAGCGGTTAGGGAGTAATCCCGAAGCTGTGAACCGAAGCCCCAGTAAACGGCGGCCGTAACTATAACGGTCCTAAGGTAGCGAAATTCCTTGTCAGGTAAATTCTGACCCGCACGAATGGCGTAACGACTTGGGCGCTGTCTCAACGAGAGATCCGGTGAAATTTTAATACCTGTGAAGATGCAGGTTACCCGCGACAAGACGGAAAGACCCCATGGAGCTTTACTGCAGCTTGATATTGGATTTGGGTACGATCTGTACAGGATAGGTGGGAGCCTTTGAAGCATGAGCGCCAGCTTGTGTGGAGGCGACGTTGGGATACCACCCTGATCGTATCTAGGTTCTAACCTGGTACCGTAATCCGGTGCGGGGACAGTGTCAGGCGGGCAGTTTGACTGGGGCGGTCGCCTCCTAAAGAGTAACGGAGGCGCCCCAAGGTTCCCTCAGAATGGTTGGAAATCATTCGAAGAGTGCAAAGGCATAAGGGAGCTTGACTGCGAGACCTACAAGTCGAGCAGGGACGAAAGTCGGGCTTAGTGATCCGGTGGTACCGCATGGAAGGGCCATCGCTCAACGGATAAAAGCTACCCTGGGGATAACAGGCTTATCTCCCCCAAGAGTCCACATCGACGGGGAGGTTTGGCACCTCGATGTCGGCTCATCGCATCCTGGGGCTGAAGTAGGTCCCAAGGGTTGGGCTGTTCGCCCATTAAAGCGGTACGCGAGCTGGGTTCAGAACGTCGTGAGACAGTTCGGTCCCTATCTGTCGTGGGCGTAGGAAATTTGAGAGGAGCTGTCCTTAGTACGAGAGGACCGGGATGGACGTACCGCTGGTGCACCAGTTGTTCCGCCAGGAGCATGGCTGGGTAGCTACGTACGGAAGGGATAAGCGCTGAAAGCATCTAAGCGTGAAGCCCCCCTCAAGATGAGATTTCCCAACTAGTAAGACCCCTTGAAGACCACGAGGTAGATAGGTTGGAGGTGGAAGTGCAGCAATGCATGGAGCTGACCAATACTAATCGGTCGAGGGCTTATCCAAAACATATTTCAATGTGTTGCAAATTCGTTTCGTATCTAGTTTTCAGGGAATCAATCTCTGTAACTGCATACAAGTTATGATGGAGAGATACCCAAGTGGCTATAAGGGGACCCTCTGCTAAGGGGTTAGACTGCGTAAGCGGTGCGAGGGTTCGAATCCCTCTCTCTCCGCCATTTGAATAACTTGAACGCAAATAGGTTTATATGGCGGTGTAGCTCAGCTGGCTAGAGCGTACGGTTCATACCCGTGAGGTCGGGGGTTCGATCCCCTCCGCCGCTACCATACATACCTGGAGGCTTAGCTCAGCTGGGAGAGCATCTGCCTTACAAGCAGAGGGTCGGGGGTTCGAACCCCTCAGCCTCCACCATGTACTTATTTTTATTACCTTACCATGCCGGTGTAGCTCAATTGGTAGAGCAACTGACTTGTAATCAGTAGGTTGGGGGTTCAAGTCCTCTCGCCGGCACCATCTTTAATAATGTGGAACTGTGGTGTAGAGGCCTAACATGCCTGCCTGTCACGCAGGAGATCGCGGGTTCGAATCCCGTCAGTTCCGCCATTATTAATCTTAAGGAATAAAAATGGTCGGTTTTCCACAGATTAAAGTGGGCAGGATTGCATTCCGCACTTTATTTTTATGTCATTTATGTAAGGCTCGGTAGCTCAGTCGGTAGAGCAGAGGACTGAAAATCCTCGTGTCGGCGGTTCGATTCCGTCCCGAGCCACCTTTATATCCTGGAGGATTAGCGAAGTGGCCAAACGCAGCAGACTGTAAATCTGTTCTCGTCCGAGTTCGGTGGTTCGAATCCATCATCCTCCACCAGTAAATAAGAGCCATTAGCTCAGTTGGTAGAGCACCTGACTTTTAATCAGGGTGTCGAAGGTTCGAGTCCTTCATGGCTCATCCGAAGAGTCGTCAACGTTGTTGACGGCTCTTTTTGTGTTGTTTTTAAGCAGTTTTTCTCCAATGTAACTGGACTTAGAGAGAAGGCATTGTCGCTTGCACTGGGTGTTATGCTAAAATAAGAAAAAACGATAAAGTGGTGGAGTCATCAATGGTGGAGATGGAGCACATCGTTCAGAAACTAGAGCAGACCTTGGGTACCTCACTCGGTTTAAAAACATTGAATGCTCAGGAAGCAGCATGGTTAACAAAACTAATAGCGACCTCACCGCCATTCGGTGATCGGATGGGTCATGAGGAAAGAGCCCAGGGGACTAGTAGCCGTGAAGAAAACAGAACCTCACACCAATCACGAAGGGTTCACGGCGCCTATGTGCACAAGGACCTTGGTGAGATTTGGATTCCTGTGAATCAACAGGATCCTAGTCGGGTAATTGTAGCGAATCAGAGTGCTTTGACGGAGTCCGAGATTGGGCTTATAACTCTACTATTGTCGAGCCTTCAGGATACGACACCAGGGGTAGTGTCCAAGAGTGCCGGTAAGGTTGAAGAAGAACGACGCGCCCAACAGTTGGGTGGTTGGTTAAAGGAACGCCTGCAAGCCGGTGAACTGCTTGCTGAATTACCAGAGGAAATGTGGATTCGGACAAGCTTGACGGAGGACATGGTTCCCTTTCTTCTTATTCATGAGAGCGAGCACGCCCCTACTCCAAGTTATAAGGCACTGCATCGGTTATTGCGCAGCTATTTTGGCGGGGACATCATTCTGGTGCCACTGCTTGATAAGGAATGGATTATCCTAGCGAACCAGGAATTGCTGGACGGTATAACGACGGATGATAAAGATGATGCTTCGGTGGAAGGCGATCAAGATTTACTCTCCTTATTCTGCATGGGGCTCTACGAGCTGATTTCAACGGAATGGGTGGGGGATTTCCATATCTCGGCGATACCGGCAGTTAATGCCCTGCATGCTCTGCCACAGACCGTTAGCATGTTAAGAGAGACCATGACCATCGGCCGTACATTCCAGGTAAAGGAACATATCCATCTGTCGACCGGGCTTCATCTGGAGCGCCTGGTCTATAGCATTCCCGAGTACCAACGCAATCAATTTCTGCGAGAGTACGCTGCCGGACATACCGATTTATTCGAGGATAGTGAGACCTTGTCAACGCTGGAGTCTTTTTTCGAATTGGATTGTAACGTGAGCGAGACGGCCAAGCACCTATATATTCACCGTAACACGCTGCTATACCGCCTGGATAAGATCAAACAGGAGACGGGGCTTGATGTTCGCAGCTTCAGTGATGCGGTTTTAGTGAAAATAACGCTTCTATTGTATAAAGTGACGAAAAGGAAATAGGTTTTTTGTGCAGATTGTGTATAGCAAGTCAGGTGCCTATGGGGTAATATAAGATTATAAATTAATTGTATTCGATTTCATAACATTCATATGAGGGGGCAAATGCACATGGCTGGTGTACGCTTAGAGCATATTTACAAAAAGTATGCAGGTGCGGATAAAGCAACTGTAATTGACGTTAATTTGGATATTAAAGATAAAGAATTCTTGGTACTGGTAGGTCCTTCCGGTTGCGGTAAGTCCACGACACTGCGTATGATCGCAGGTCTTGAGGAAATTTCTGAGGGTAAACTTTACATTGGCGACCGCGTTGTTAACGATGTAGCACCTAAAGATCGTGACATCGCGATGGTATTCCAATCCTACGCCTTGTATCCACATATGAACGTATATCAGAACATGGCATTCGGTTTGAAACTCCGTAAAGTGAAGAAAGACGAAATCGATAAACGTGTACGTGAAGCAGCAAAAATCCTGGATATCGAGCAT
Above is a window of Paenibacillus sp. FSL K6-1330 DNA encoding:
- a CDS encoding helix-turn-helix domain-containing protein, producing MVEMEHIVQKLEQTLGTSLGLKTLNAQEAAWLTKLIATSPPFGDRMGHEERAQGTSSREENRTSHQSRRVHGAYVHKDLGEIWIPVNQQDPSRVIVANQSALTESEIGLITLLLSSLQDTTPGVVSKSAGKVEEERRAQQLGGWLKERLQAGELLAELPEEMWIRTSLTEDMVPFLLIHESEHAPTPSYKALHRLLRSYFGGDIILVPLLDKEWIILANQELLDGITTDDKDDASVEGDQDLLSLFCMGLYELISTEWVGDFHISAIPAVNALHALPQTVSMLRETMTIGRTFQVKEHIHLSTGLHLERLVYSIPEYQRNQFLREYAAGHTDLFEDSETLSTLESFFELDCNVSETAKHLYIHRNTLLYRLDKIKQETGLDVRSFSDAVLVKITLLLYKVTKRK